From one Chryseobacterium sp. 3008163 genomic stretch:
- the murG gene encoding undecaprenyldiphospho-muramoylpentapeptide beta-N-acetylglucosaminyltransferase: MNNQSANSQKPKAIRVLLSGGGTGGHIFPAIAIADEIKKRFPDAEFLFIGANGKMEMEKVPQAGYKIEGIDIAGIDRGNMLSNLGLPFKILKSLSKSKKIIKNFAPDFAVGTGGFASGPALYEASKMGIPIFIQEQNAHAGVTNKILSKKAKAVFTAYPKVEGFPSEKIKFLGNPIRENIISGMQQTSHAKEKMGLDQNKLTILSVGGSLGSRTLNNGWKDNLDKLKEKGYQLIWQTGKLDYKEIVDSCQLSGDGNSGNQQPTTSNQIQIKEFIKDMETAYSAADVIVSRAGAIAISELAVAQKPVLLVPFPFAAEDHQTKNAMNLVEKNAAKMVKDSEMQDKFWDTLSGICENENVRKEMSVNLKYFAKPNAAKEIVDEIFKVIK, encoded by the coding sequence ATGAACAATCAATCAGCAAACAGCCAAAAGCCAAAAGCCATCCGTGTATTATTATCCGGAGGGGGAACAGGAGGACACATCTTCCCGGCGATTGCTATTGCAGATGAGATCAAAAAAAGATTTCCTGATGCAGAATTTTTGTTCATTGGTGCCAACGGAAAGATGGAAATGGAAAAAGTTCCGCAAGCTGGCTACAAAATCGAAGGAATTGACATTGCTGGAATCGACAGGGGAAATATGTTATCCAATTTAGGTTTGCCTTTCAAGATTTTGAAAAGTTTATCTAAATCTAAAAAAATAATTAAAAATTTCGCTCCGGATTTCGCAGTCGGAACAGGCGGTTTTGCGAGCGGACCGGCTTTGTACGAAGCGAGTAAAATGGGAATTCCGATTTTTATTCAGGAGCAGAATGCGCATGCAGGAGTGACGAATAAAATATTAAGTAAAAAAGCAAAAGCCGTTTTTACAGCCTATCCGAAAGTGGAAGGTTTTCCGTCAGAAAAAATAAAGTTTTTAGGTAATCCGATTCGTGAAAATATCATTTCAGGAATGCAGCAAACCTCTCATGCAAAAGAAAAAATGGGTTTGGATCAAAATAAACTCACCATTCTTTCAGTAGGCGGTTCTTTGGGCTCCAGAACATTAAACAACGGCTGGAAAGACAATTTAGATAAATTAAAAGAAAAAGGATATCAGTTAATCTGGCAAACCGGAAAATTGGACTACAAAGAGATTGTTGATAGTTGTCAGTTGTCAGGTGATGGAAATTCAGGCAATCAACAACCAACAACTAGCAATCAGATCCAAATAAAGGAATTCATCAAAGACATGGAAACTGCCTATTCAGCAGCAGATGTCATTGTTTCAAGAGCTGGAGCGATTGCCATTTCAGAGTTGGCTGTTGCTCAAAAGCCGGTTTTGTTGGTTCCGTTTCCATTTGCGGCGGAAGATCATCAAACTAAAAATGCGATGAATTTGGTTGAGAAAAATGCAGCCAAAATGGTCAAAGACTCTGAAATGCAGGATAAATTCTGGGATACATTATCAGGAATCTGCGAAAACGAAAATGTAAGAAAAGAAATGTCTGTCAATCTGAAATATTTTGCCAAACCCAATGCGGCGAAGGAGATTGTGGATG